One Helianthus annuus cultivar XRQ/B chromosome 7, HanXRQr2.0-SUNRISE, whole genome shotgun sequence genomic region harbors:
- the LOC110869243 gene encoding transcription termination factor MTERF8, chloroplastic has protein sequence MFASSVVLFDKIMSCCSLQLPAPTLSHRRGGGGGGSSFQCSALPPTNSGTLLFPLFLEMGITEKGSHALLENHQALKLAPFDFVRTQIHALQNLGINGPLLSRLIQKRPHVLVSPEIHSLLCFLSHDLKGVIQEPQLARLLTATDPRYLSGFEPKVRLLLDAGIPINRLSHVLNNLNLTKALCLKPLQDIQKMLSFVKGFGGVDLILGRPAILNCDLDSQLVPRIEFLLDLSGGDELATTTVLLKLPFILAYSVDHYTSHVDFFRSYAGLTDEEIFKIILVYPSLFSASRTRKLQPRIEFLKQCGFSSKDIYKLLIKAPLFLSLSFEDNLAHKLVLLLKIGYEHGTKELGLAMGWVCRTSCKNMQEVISLLLNYGLTCEEILAMGKKHPQVLQYNHKSMKQKLDYLTQEMGYEVREMLAFPAFLGYGFDGRIKYRFESSGKISGEGMSINKLFSMSTARFSKKQEKQLPASS, from the exons ATGTTCGCCTCCTCCGTCGTcttgtttgataaaatcatgaGCTGTTGCAGCCTTCAATTACCGGCCCCAACCCTTAGTCACCGgcgtggaggaggaggaggaggatcATCCTTCCAATGCAGCGCTCTTCCACCAACCAATTCGG GAACCCTGCTGTTTCCTCTCTTCCTTGAAATGGGTATAACCGAGAAAGGAAGCCATGCCCTTTTGGAAAATCACCAAGCTCTAAAGCTCGCCCCTTTTGATTTCGTTCGCACCCAAATCCATGCTCTTCAAAATCTTGGAATCAACGGCCCCCTGCTATCCAGGCTCATTCAGAAGAGGCCCCATGTTTTGGTATCTCCAGAAATCCATTCCTTGCTCTGCTTTCTCTCCCATGATCTCAAAGGTGTCATTCAGGAGCCTCAGCTTGCCCGTCTTCTTACTGCTACAGACCCTAGGTATCTCTCCGGCTTCGAACCAAAGGTTCGCCTGCTGCTGGATGCTGGGATTCCCATAAACAGGCTTTCTCATGTTCTCAACAATCTCAATTTGACAAAGGCCTTGTGTTTGAAGCCCCTCCAAGATATTCAAAAAATGCTGTCTTTCGTCAAAGGCTTTGGTGGTGTTGACTTGATACTTGGTCGCCCTGCCATTCTCAATTGCGATCTGGATTCCCAGCTGGTACCCCGGATTGAGTTCCTGTTGGATTTGAGTGGGGGAGATGAGCTTGCAACAACTACTGTTTTGCTTAAACTGCCTTTCATTTTGGCTTACAGCGTGGACCACTACACTAGTCATGTTGACTTCTTCCGATCATACGCGGGGTTAACGGATGAGGAGATATTTAAAATTATACTTGTGTATCCGAGTCTGTTTAGTGCTAGCCGGACGAGGAAATTGCAGCCTCGGATAGAGTTCCTGAAGCAGTGTGGGTTCAGTTCGAAGGATATCTATAAACTGTTGATCAAAGCGCCTCTTTTTCTTAGCTTGTCGTTTGAAGATAACCTTGCACACAAGCTGGTTCTGCTGCTCAAGATTGGGTATGAACATGGAACAAAGGAGCTGGGTTTGGCAATGGGATGGGTGTGCAGAACGAGTTGCAAGAATATGCAGGAGGTGATTAGCCTGTTGTTGAATTATGGGTTGACTTGTGAAGAAATTCTGGCAATGGGAAAGAAGCATCCGCAGGTACTGcaatacaatcacaaatcaatgAAGCAGAAGCTGGACTACTTGACTCAGGAGATGGGGTATGAAGTTAGAGAGATGTTGGCTTTTCCGGCTTTTCTTGGTTATGGGTTTGATGGAAGGATTAAGTACAGGTTTGAATCCAGTGGCAAAATCTCAGGCGAAGGGATGTCGATTAACAAGCTATTTAGCATGTCCACTGCAAGATTCTCTAAGAAGCAAGAAAAGCAGCTGCCTGCAAGCAGCTGA
- the LOC110869244 gene encoding uncharacterized calcium-binding protein At1g02270 has product MAKRRVSRVSEPNSFSCTTFNILAPIYKRLIHEDHACRESDIRAYWFHRNQRILDLLLREESSSIICLQEYWVGNEELVNMYDTRLGDAGYINFKLARTNNRGDGLLTAVHKDYFRVLDHRNFLFNDFGDRVAQLLHVQVIGLSQQILIVNTHLLFPHDSSMCLERLRQVYKILQSLEAYHKENNLTPLPIILCGDWNGSKRGHIYKFLRSQGFVSSYDTAHHYTDADAHKWVSHRNHRGNICGVDFIWLLNPNKCRKVLKTSWSDAVFGLFKYHVRRASLTEEDAFAFLKADNDGDGITYSGFCEALRQLNFIGHPNGLSKEETKDLWDQADIDGNGIVDYTEFQQQIWNPTRWDQAVTEEDIGYRVKHAVLYPREAEKGLWPDDYSLSDHARLTVVFSPTRLP; this is encoded by the exons atggCGAAGAGAAGGGTGTCGAGAGTTTCAGAGCCTAATTCCTTTTCCTGCACAACCTTCAACATCCTGGCCCCCATCTATAAACGCCTTATTCACGAGGATCATGCTTGCAGAGAAAGTGACATCAGAGCCTACTGGTTTCATCGGAACCAACGGATTCTGGATCTGCTCTTGCGTGAAGAAAGCTCTTCCATCATCTGCCTTCAG GAGTATTGGGTTGGAAACGAAGAACTTGTCAACATGTATGACACAAGGCTTGGGGATGCAGGATATATCAATTTCAAGCTTGCCCGTACAAATAATCGCGGTGATG GCTTGTTGACAGCTGTGCACAAAGACTACTTTCGGGTCTTAGACCATCGCAACTTCCTGTTCAACGACTTTGGAGACCGTGTTGCTCAGCTTTTACATGTTCAAGTCATTGGTCTTTCTCAACAAATTCTTATAGTTAACACTCACTTGCTCTTCCCACACGATTCAAGCATGTGTTTGGAGAGATTGCGTCAGGTATACAAGATCCTGCAATCTCTTGAAGCTTATCACAAGGAGAACAATCTTACTCCTCTCCCCATTATTCTCTGCGG tGACTGGAATGGTAGCAAGCGAGGTCACATTTACAAGTTCCTTAGGTCACAGGGATTTGTATCATCCTATGATACCGCTCATCACTACACTGATGCTGATGCACATAAG TGGGTTAGCCATAGAAATCATCGAGGAAACATATGCGGTGTAGATTTCATATGGCTTCTTAATCCAAACAAGTGTAGGAAAGTACTCAAAACTAGTTGGAGTGATGCAGTCTTCGGATTGTTTAAG TATCATGTGCGGCGGGCCTCACTCACTGAAGAAGATGCTTTTGCATTTCTTAAGGCTGACAATGACGGTGATGGTATAACTTACTCGGGCTTTTGTGAAGCACTGCGCCAG CTTAATTTCATTGGTCATCCAAATGGCCTGAGTAAGGAGGAGACAAAAGACCTCTGGGATCAAGCAGATATTGATGGCAATGGTATTGTTGATTATACAGAATTCCAA CAACAGATATGGAATCCTACAAGGTGGGACCAAGCAGTTACAGAGGAAGATATAGGGTACAGGGTGAAGCATGCAGTGCTGTACCCAAGGGAAGCTGAAAAAGGATTGTGGCCAGATGACTACTCACTCTCTGATCATGCCCGTCTCACCGTTGTCTTTTCACCAACGCGCCTACCTTAG